In one window of Halomarina pelagica DNA:
- a CDS encoding TrkH family potassium uptake protein — protein sequence MSRGQSVRGTPADLAVILRDIGALLLMEAMLMTVSTLVALAFREWYVALAFVAAGGLTAAVGYTARTLFADAPAPRMKHGMVIAAGGWFFVAVFGALPFLLAAYFVPPEVLASYVPPGADYARSSLRYFRHPLHALFESMSGWTGSGLTMAVHEPSLPRAVQWWRSLIQWIGGVGVIVLTVSILARPGSGSYTLYRSEAREEKIHPSVISTVRTVWKIFLLYTVVSVTLLFVAILLSPSRYARSLSTFEAFWQALNHAMTALSTGGFSVTDGSIETYNSPLIEFVLLPIMTLGAIAFPIHYLVLRDRDLGELFSDLQTRWLFILYAVGVVALSVQLLLVGLPDAGYGAVVPAPFAVPPLQAVALSTAQLDAVRDAVFQFVSALTCTGFQSSPVGEWNAGGKLILSAAMVLGGAAGSTVGGIKIIRGYTVSRGIMWQFSRVFLPANAVVTARIGDRKLGRGEMEREFSEAAIVSLLWIILLIASSVVLVNTAGPEFGYADALFEVASAQGNVGLSTGITGPTMSTVSEAMLVLNMWVGRLEIIPVLVFLRSAVKGLNP from the coding sequence ATGTCGCGTGGCCAGTCCGTCCGCGGGACGCCCGCGGATCTCGCCGTCATCCTCCGCGACATCGGTGCGCTGTTGCTCATGGAGGCGATGCTCATGACCGTCTCCACGCTCGTCGCGCTCGCGTTCCGCGAGTGGTACGTCGCGCTCGCGTTCGTCGCGGCGGGCGGCCTGACGGCGGCGGTGGGATACACCGCCCGAACCCTGTTCGCCGACGCCCCCGCGCCCCGGATGAAACACGGCATGGTCATCGCCGCAGGCGGCTGGTTCTTCGTCGCCGTCTTCGGCGCGCTCCCGTTCCTGCTGGCGGCCTACTTCGTCCCGCCGGAGGTGCTTGCGAGCTACGTCCCGCCGGGGGCCGACTACGCCCGATCGAGCCTGCGCTACTTCCGACACCCCCTCCACGCGCTGTTCGAGTCGATGAGCGGCTGGACCGGAAGCGGACTCACGATGGCCGTCCACGAGCCCTCGCTCCCGCGCGCCGTCCAGTGGTGGCGCTCGCTCATCCAGTGGATCGGGGGGGTGGGCGTCATCGTCCTCACCGTCTCGATCCTTGCGCGCCCCGGAAGCGGGAGCTACACGCTCTACCGGAGCGAGGCCCGCGAGGAGAAGATCCACCCGAGCGTCATCTCGACGGTGCGCACCGTCTGGAAGATCTTCCTGCTCTACACCGTCGTCTCGGTGACGTTGCTGTTCGTCGCCATCCTGCTCAGTCCGAGCCGGTACGCCCGGAGCCTCTCGACGTTCGAGGCGTTCTGGCAGGCGCTCAACCACGCGATGACGGCCCTCTCGACCGGCGGCTTCTCCGTGACGGACGGCTCCATCGAGACGTACAACTCGCCGCTGATCGAGTTCGTCCTCCTGCCGATCATGACGCTGGGCGCGATCGCGTTTCCCATCCACTACCTCGTGTTGCGCGACCGCGACCTCGGGGAACTGTTCTCCGACCTCCAGACGCGCTGGCTGTTCATCCTCTACGCCGTCGGGGTCGTCGCGCTCTCCGTGCAGCTACTGCTGGTCGGTCTCCCCGACGCGGGGTACGGCGCGGTCGTCCCCGCGCCGTTTGCGGTTCCCCCGCTGCAGGCGGTCGCCCTCTCGACCGCCCAGCTCGACGCCGTCCGCGACGCGGTCTTCCAGTTCGTCTCGGCGCTCACCTGTACGGGCTTTCAGTCCTCGCCCGTCGGCGAGTGGAACGCGGGCGGGAAGCTCATCCTCTCGGCGGCGATGGTGCTCGGCGGCGCGGCGGGATCGACCGTGGGCGGTATCAAGATCATCCGCGGGTACACCGTCTCGCGGGGCATCATGTGGCAGTTCTCGCGCGTGTTCCTCCCCGCCAACGCGGTCGTGACGGCGCGGATCGGCGATCGGAAACTCGGGCGGGGCGAGATGGAGCGGGAGTTCTCCGAGGCGGCCATCGTCAGCCTGCTGTGGATCATCCTGCTGATCGCCTCGAGTGTCGTCCTCGTCAACACGGCCGGCCCGGAGTTCGGCTACGCTGACGCGCTGTTCGAGGTGGCGAGCGCCCAGGGTAACGTCGGTCTCTCGACGGGGATCACCGGCCCGACGATGAGCACGGTCTCCGAGGCGATGCTCGTCCTCAACATGTGGGTGGGCCGCCTCGAGATCATCCCCGTCCTCGTGTTCCTGCGGTCGGCCGTCAAGGGTCTCAACCCGTGA
- a CDS encoding potassium channel family protein yields the protein MYIVIVGAGDIGTPLTEIATRGGNEVVVIERDERKAERAAADFDCLVINDDATVKETLLDAGTDRADALISTTDQDATNIMVCLLAQELEVPDIVSVVHNPNHMSIFEQIGVNTMENPQRLIAEYLYRAVKRPTIVDYMRVGETAEVFEIRVGESAPIAGRTLQEAADGDLLHEEMLIVAVERNGEENPITPRGNTVIEPGDLLTVYSGEGATPEVTDIFGHYEDHADASPPETE from the coding sequence ATGTACATCGTCATCGTCGGGGCGGGCGACATCGGCACCCCGCTCACCGAGATCGCCACCCGCGGCGGCAACGAGGTCGTCGTCATCGAGCGCGACGAGCGGAAGGCAGAGCGCGCGGCCGCCGACTTCGACTGTCTCGTCATCAACGACGACGCGACGGTGAAGGAGACGCTGCTGGACGCGGGCACCGACCGCGCCGACGCGCTCATCTCGACGACGGACCAGGACGCCACCAACATCATGGTCTGTCTGCTCGCCCAGGAACTCGAGGTGCCGGACATCGTCTCCGTGGTCCACAACCCGAATCACATGAGCATCTTCGAGCAGATCGGCGTCAACACGATGGAGAACCCCCAGCGCCTCATCGCGGAGTACCTCTACCGGGCGGTGAAGCGCCCCACTATCGTCGACTACATGCGCGTCGGGGAGACCGCCGAGGTCTTCGAGATCCGCGTCGGCGAGAGCGCACCCATCGCCGGCAGGACGTTACAGGAGGCCGCTGACGGCGACCTCCTCCACGAGGAGATGCTCATCGTCGCCGTCGAGCGTAACGGGGAGGAGAACCCCATCACCCCGCGCGGGAACACCGTCATCGAACCCGGCGACCTCCTGACGGTCTACTCCGGCGAGGGGGCGACGCCGGAGGTGACCGACATCTTCGGCCACTACGAGGATCACGCGGACGCGTCGCCGCCGGAAACGGAGTGA
- a CDS encoding class I SAM-dependent methyltransferase, producing the protein MTDPRTVATYDAVAAEYRRRHADRTPIEPLIERFLDALPARDGSAAGERGAAGGRGASRRRGASRGRVLDLGCGPGWETAAFAARDLDVVGIDLTPSFLEAAREEAPDADLARMDMRRLGFASDSFDGAFALASFLHVPREDADATLAGVRRVLRDDGVLHLSVKRGEGEYVGEVYPEDDRRFTLYRPDDLRERVERAGFEALDCRREGEWVQLLARAGPSGGGAV; encoded by the coding sequence ATGACCGATCCCCGAACGGTCGCCACCTACGACGCCGTCGCGGCCGAGTACCGGCGACGCCACGCCGACCGCACCCCGATCGAACCGCTGATCGAGCGATTCCTCGACGCGCTTCCCGCGCGAGACGGGAGTGCGGCCGGCGAGCGAGGTGCGGCCGGCGGACGGGGCGCGTCCCGCAGGCGGGGTGCGTCCCGCGGGCGAGTCCTCGACCTCGGCTGCGGTCCCGGCTGGGAGACGGCGGCGTTCGCGGCCCGCGACCTCGACGTGGTCGGGATCGACCTCACCCCGTCGTTCCTCGAGGCGGCCCGCGAGGAGGCTCCCGACGCGGACCTGGCCCGGATGGACATGCGCCGCCTCGGGTTCGCGTCCGACTCGTTCGACGGCGCGTTCGCGCTCGCGTCGTTCCTCCACGTCCCGCGCGAGGACGCCGACGCGACGCTCGCCGGGGTCCGGCGCGTCCTCCGCGACGACGGCGTCCTCCACCTCTCGGTGAAGCGCGGCGAGGGCGAGTACGTCGGCGAGGTCTACCCCGAGGACGACCGACGGTTCACGCTCTACCGCCCCGATGACCTGCGCGAACGGGTCGAGCGGGCGGGCTTCGAGGCGCTCGACTGTCGGCGGGAGGGGGAGTGGGTGCAACTGCTGGCCCGCGCTGGGCCGTCGGGGGGCGGGGCCGTTTAA
- a CDS encoding adenylate kinase, which yields MSNPRILLLGPPGAGKGTQSRNVVETYGVDHITTGDALRANKDVETDYGKPREYMDKGELVPDPVVNEIVVAALEDADGGFVLDGYPRNLSQAEFLDEHATIDVVPLLDVGREELIRRLTGRRVCPECGATYHVAFDPPETTDVCDECGSALIQRDDDTEETVRERLSVYEENTAPLIEFYEERGLLARVDGEGTPEEVWHDLRLTIEDALATGGQ from the coding sequence ATGAGCAACCCGCGCATCCTGTTGCTCGGTCCGCCGGGTGCAGGCAAGGGGACGCAGAGCAGGAACGTCGTCGAGACCTACGGCGTCGATCACATCACGACGGGCGACGCCCTCCGCGCGAACAAGGACGTGGAGACCGACTACGGCAAGCCCCGCGAGTACATGGACAAGGGCGAACTCGTGCCGGACCCCGTCGTCAACGAGATCGTCGTCGCCGCCCTGGAGGACGCCGATGGGGGGTTCGTCCTCGACGGCTACCCCCGCAACCTGTCGCAGGCGGAGTTCCTCGACGAGCACGCGACGATCGACGTCGTGCCGCTGCTCGACGTGGGCCGCGAGGAGCTGATCCGGCGGCTCACCGGCCGCCGCGTCTGCCCGGAGTGCGGCGCGACCTATCACGTCGCGTTCGACCCGCCGGAGACGACGGACGTCTGCGACGAGTGCGGGAGCGCGCTGATCCAGCGCGACGACGACACCGAGGAGACGGTGCGCGAGCGCCTCTCGGTCTACGAGGAGAACACCGCGCCGCTCATCGAGTTCTACGAGGAGCGCGGCCTGCTGGCCCGCGTCGACGGCGAGGGGACGCCGGAGGAGGTCTGGCACGACCTCCGGCTG